A single window of Malus sylvestris chromosome 5, drMalSylv7.2, whole genome shotgun sequence DNA harbors:
- the LOC126621645 gene encoding peptidyl-prolyl cis-trans isomerase 1, translated as MANPKVFFDMTIGGQPAGRIVMELYADTTPRTAENFRALCTGEKGVGRSGKPLHYKGSAFHRVIPGFMCQGGDFTAGNGTGGESIYGAKFADENFNKKHTGPGILSMANAGPGTNGSQFFICTAKTEWLDGKHVVFGQVVEGLDVVKNIEKVGSGQGRTSKPVVVADCGQLS; from the coding sequence ATGGCAAATCCTAAGGTTTTCTTTGACATGACGATCGGAGGCCAGCCGGCCGGCCGCATCGTGATGGAGCTCTACGCCGACACCACCCCCCGCACCGCTGAGAACTTCAGGGCTCTCTGCACTGGCGAGAAGGGCGTCGGCCGCTCCGGCAAGCCCCTCCACTACAAGGGATCCGCCTTCCACCGCGTGATCCCCGGTTTCATGTGCCAGGGAGGTGATTTCACTGCCGGAAACGGCACCGGAGGCGAGTCGATCTACGGCGCCAAGTTCGCGGACGAGAACTTCAACAAGAAGCACACCGGACCCGGAATCTTGTCCATGGCCAACGCCGGTCCCGGAACTAACGGATCTCAGTTCTTCATCTGCACCGCCAAGACCGAGTGGCTCGACGGCAAGCACGTGGTGTTTGGGCAGGTGGTCGAGGGGCTCGACGTGGTGAAGAACATCGAGAAGGTGGGGTCTGGACAGGGAAGGACCTCGAAGCCGGTGGTGGTCGCCGACTGTGGCCAGCTCTCCTAG